From Anomalospiza imberbis isolate Cuckoo-Finch-1a 21T00152 chromosome 14, ASM3175350v1, whole genome shotgun sequence, a single genomic window includes:
- the CCNB3 gene encoding G2/mitotic-specific cyclin-B3 isoform X4 has translation MQECGNCLSPLPPHPAECFWWWSLGSVSLPPWSTQPDLSIAWASLGAPPTCHAQERPCSQRPRERVPLPRNAKMLTSKQPRAGKVGPAAENVDPEKEESCHAKRSSSSPQGGPKKRSAFGDITNARKNQVVAGKKEAVKVAPPKAQKAHNALGVAKNNEINLKKSMKKTPPTAPAEPKVDPVPEKPVSVQELKPPEQKVPAVEDIDKEQLGDPYASAEYAKEIFEYMREREEKFLLPDYMEKQTDISGDMRAILVDWMVEVQENFELNHETLYLAVKLVDHYLVEVVSMREKLQLIGSTAILIASKFEERCPPCVDDFLYICDDAYKREELIAMEMSILSTLKFDINIPIPYRFLRRFAKCARATMETLTLARFLCEMTLQEYDYARESPSKLAASCLLLALTMKNLGGWTPTLEYYSGYSAQDLHPLVKRLNFLLTYQPRDKLNAVRSKYSHRVFFEVAKITPMDMLKLEETLTSS, from the exons ATGCAGGAATGTGGGAATTGCCTGTCCCCTCTACCACCTCATCCAGCAGAGTGCTTTTGGTGGTGGTCTTTGGGGTCTGTGTCCCTTCCTCCCTGGAGCACCCAGCCAGATTTGTCCATCGCCTGGGCTTCTCTTGGGGCACCACCCACATGCCACGCTCAGGAAAGGC CTTGCTCACAGAGACCCAGGGAGAGGGTGCCGTTGCCACGCAATGCCAAGATGCTGACCAGCAAGCAGCCCCGAGCAGGCAAGGTAGGCCCTGCTGCAGAGAATGTCGACCCTGAGAAG GAGGAGAGCTGTCATGCCAAGAGGTCTTCGTCCTCACCCCAGGGCGGGCCCAAGAAGAGGTCAGCATTCGGAGACATCACCAAT GCTCGCAAGAACCAGGTGGTGGCAGGGAAGAAGGAGGCTGTGAAGGTTGCTCCACCCAAGGCACAGAAGGCACATAATGCCTTAGGGGTGGCCAAGAACAACGAGATCAACCTAAAAAA GTCAATGAAGAAAACTCCCccaacagctcctgcagagcccaaaGTGGATCCTGTGCCAGAGAAGCCAGTGTCTGTACAGGAACTGAAGCCTCCTGAGCAGAAG GTGCCAGCAGTGGAGGACATTGACAAGGAGCAGCTGGGTGACCCCTATGCCAGTGCAGAGTATGCCAAGGAGATCTTTGAATACATGCGGGAAAGAGAG GAAAAATTCCTGCTTCCTGACTACATGGAGAAGCAGACAGACATCAGTGGGGACATGCGTGCTATCCTTGTGGACTGGATGGTGGAGGTGCAG GAGAACTTTGAGCTGAACCATGAGACACTGTACCTGGCTGTGAAGCTAGTGGACCACTACCTGGTGGAGGTGGTGAGCATgagggagaagctgcagctcaTCGGCTCCACTGCCATCCTCATCGCCTCCAAATTTGAG GAGCGGTGCCCACCCTGTGTGGATGACTTCCTCTATATCTGTGATGATGCCTACAAGCGGGAGGAGCTTATTGCTATGGAGATGAGCATCCTCAGCACCCTCAAGTTCGACATCAACATCCCCATCCCCTACCGCTTCCTGCGGCGCTTTGCCAAG TGTGCCCGTGCCACCATGGAGACACTGACGCTGGCCCGCTTCCTCTGCGAGATGACCCTGCAGGAGTACGACTACGCCCGCGAGAGCCCCTCgaagctggctgccagctgcctgctgctggcacttACCATGAAGAACCTCGGGGGCTGG ACCCCTACACTGGAGTACTACAGTGGGTACAGTGCCCAGGACCTGCACCCCCTGGTGAAGAGGCTGAATTTCCTGCTCACGTACCAGCCCCGCGACAAGCTGAATGCTGTGCGCAGCAAGTACTCACACAG GGTCTTCTTTGAGGTTGCCAAAATCACCCCCATGGACATGCTCAAGCTCGAGGAGACACTCACTAGCTCCTAG
- the CCNB3 gene encoding G2/mitotic-specific cyclin-B3 isoform X5 has product MACSQRPRERVPLPRNAKMLTSKQPRAGKVGPAAENVDPEKPLLQEESCHAKRSSSSPQGGPKKRSAFGDITNARKNQVVAGKKEAVKVAPPKAQKAHNALGVAKNNEINLKKSMKKTPPTAPAEPKVDPVPEKPVSVQELKPPEQKQVPAVEDIDKEQLGDPYASAEYAKEIFEYMREREEKFLLPDYMEKQTDISGDMRAILVDWMVEVQENFELNHETLYLAVKLVDHYLVEVVSMREKLQLIGSTAILIASKFEERCPPCVDDFLYICDDAYKREELIAMEMSILSTLKFDINIPIPYRFLRRFAKCARATMETLTLARFLCEMTLQEYDYARESPSKLAASCLLLALTMKNLGGWTPTLEYYSGYSAQDLHPLVKRLNFLLTYQPRDKLNAVRSKYSHRVFFEVAKITPMDMLKLEETLTSS; this is encoded by the exons ATGG CTTGCTCACAGAGACCCAGGGAGAGGGTGCCGTTGCCACGCAATGCCAAGATGCTGACCAGCAAGCAGCCCCGAGCAGGCAAGGTAGGCCCTGCTGCAGAGAATGTCGACCCTGAGAAG CCTCTATTGCAGGAGGAGAGCTGTCATGCCAAGAGGTCTTCGTCCTCACCCCAGGGCGGGCCCAAGAAGAGGTCAGCATTCGGAGACATCACCAAT GCTCGCAAGAACCAGGTGGTGGCAGGGAAGAAGGAGGCTGTGAAGGTTGCTCCACCCAAGGCACAGAAGGCACATAATGCCTTAGGGGTGGCCAAGAACAACGAGATCAACCTAAAAAA GTCAATGAAGAAAACTCCCccaacagctcctgcagagcccaaaGTGGATCCTGTGCCAGAGAAGCCAGTGTCTGTACAGGAACTGAAGCCTCCTGAGCAGAAG CAGGTGCCAGCAGTGGAGGACATTGACAAGGAGCAGCTGGGTGACCCCTATGCCAGTGCAGAGTATGCCAAGGAGATCTTTGAATACATGCGGGAAAGAGAG GAAAAATTCCTGCTTCCTGACTACATGGAGAAGCAGACAGACATCAGTGGGGACATGCGTGCTATCCTTGTGGACTGGATGGTGGAGGTGCAG GAGAACTTTGAGCTGAACCATGAGACACTGTACCTGGCTGTGAAGCTAGTGGACCACTACCTGGTGGAGGTGGTGAGCATgagggagaagctgcagctcaTCGGCTCCACTGCCATCCTCATCGCCTCCAAATTTGAG GAGCGGTGCCCACCCTGTGTGGATGACTTCCTCTATATCTGTGATGATGCCTACAAGCGGGAGGAGCTTATTGCTATGGAGATGAGCATCCTCAGCACCCTCAAGTTCGACATCAACATCCCCATCCCCTACCGCTTCCTGCGGCGCTTTGCCAAG TGTGCCCGTGCCACCATGGAGACACTGACGCTGGCCCGCTTCCTCTGCGAGATGACCCTGCAGGAGTACGACTACGCCCGCGAGAGCCCCTCgaagctggctgccagctgcctgctgctggcacttACCATGAAGAACCTCGGGGGCTGG ACCCCTACACTGGAGTACTACAGTGGGTACAGTGCCCAGGACCTGCACCCCCTGGTGAAGAGGCTGAATTTCCTGCTCACGTACCAGCCCCGCGACAAGCTGAATGCTGTGCGCAGCAAGTACTCACACAG GGTCTTCTTTGAGGTTGCCAAAATCACCCCCATGGACATGCTCAAGCTCGAGGAGACACTCACTAGCTCCTAG
- the CCNB3 gene encoding G2/mitotic-specific cyclin-B3 isoform X8 yields the protein MACSQRPRERVPLPRNAKMLTSKQPRAGKVGPAAENVDPEKEESCHAKRSSSSPQGGPKKRSAFGDITNARKNQVVAGKKEAVKVAPPKAQKAHNALGVAKNNEINLKKSMKKTPPTAPAEPKVDPVPEKPVSVQELKPPEQKQVPAVEDIDKEQLGDPYASAEYAKEIFEYMREREEKFLLPDYMEKQTDISGDMRAILVDWMVEVQENFELNHETLYLAVKLVDHYLVEVVSMREKLQLIGSTAILIASKFEERCPPCVDDFLYICDDAYKREELIAMEMSILSTLKFDINIPIPYRFLRRFAKCARATMETLTLARFLCEMTLQEYDYARESPSKLAASCLLLALTMKNLGGWTPTLEYYSGYSAQDLHPLVKRLNFLLTYQPRDKLNAVRSKYSHRVFFEVAKITPMDMLKLEETLTSS from the exons ATGG CTTGCTCACAGAGACCCAGGGAGAGGGTGCCGTTGCCACGCAATGCCAAGATGCTGACCAGCAAGCAGCCCCGAGCAGGCAAGGTAGGCCCTGCTGCAGAGAATGTCGACCCTGAGAAG GAGGAGAGCTGTCATGCCAAGAGGTCTTCGTCCTCACCCCAGGGCGGGCCCAAGAAGAGGTCAGCATTCGGAGACATCACCAAT GCTCGCAAGAACCAGGTGGTGGCAGGGAAGAAGGAGGCTGTGAAGGTTGCTCCACCCAAGGCACAGAAGGCACATAATGCCTTAGGGGTGGCCAAGAACAACGAGATCAACCTAAAAAA GTCAATGAAGAAAACTCCCccaacagctcctgcagagcccaaaGTGGATCCTGTGCCAGAGAAGCCAGTGTCTGTACAGGAACTGAAGCCTCCTGAGCAGAAG CAGGTGCCAGCAGTGGAGGACATTGACAAGGAGCAGCTGGGTGACCCCTATGCCAGTGCAGAGTATGCCAAGGAGATCTTTGAATACATGCGGGAAAGAGAG GAAAAATTCCTGCTTCCTGACTACATGGAGAAGCAGACAGACATCAGTGGGGACATGCGTGCTATCCTTGTGGACTGGATGGTGGAGGTGCAG GAGAACTTTGAGCTGAACCATGAGACACTGTACCTGGCTGTGAAGCTAGTGGACCACTACCTGGTGGAGGTGGTGAGCATgagggagaagctgcagctcaTCGGCTCCACTGCCATCCTCATCGCCTCCAAATTTGAG GAGCGGTGCCCACCCTGTGTGGATGACTTCCTCTATATCTGTGATGATGCCTACAAGCGGGAGGAGCTTATTGCTATGGAGATGAGCATCCTCAGCACCCTCAAGTTCGACATCAACATCCCCATCCCCTACCGCTTCCTGCGGCGCTTTGCCAAG TGTGCCCGTGCCACCATGGAGACACTGACGCTGGCCCGCTTCCTCTGCGAGATGACCCTGCAGGAGTACGACTACGCCCGCGAGAGCCCCTCgaagctggctgccagctgcctgctgctggcacttACCATGAAGAACCTCGGGGGCTGG ACCCCTACACTGGAGTACTACAGTGGGTACAGTGCCCAGGACCTGCACCCCCTGGTGAAGAGGCTGAATTTCCTGCTCACGTACCAGCCCCGCGACAAGCTGAATGCTGTGCGCAGCAAGTACTCACACAG GGTCTTCTTTGAGGTTGCCAAAATCACCCCCATGGACATGCTCAAGCTCGAGGAGACACTCACTAGCTCCTAG
- the CCNB3 gene encoding G2/mitotic-specific cyclin-B3 isoform X1, producing the protein MQECGNCLSPLPPHPAECFWWWSLGSVSLPPWSTQPDLSIAWASLGAPPTCHAQERPCSQRPRERVPLPRNAKMLTSKQPRAGKVGPAAENVDPEKPLLQEESCHAKRSSSSPQGGPKKRSAFGDITNARKNQVVAGKKEAVKVAPPKAQKAHNALGVAKNNEINLKKSMKKTPPTAPAEPKVDPVPEKPVSVQELKPPEQKQVPAVEDIDKEQLGDPYASAEYAKEIFEYMREREEKFLLPDYMEKQTDISGDMRAILVDWMVEVQENFELNHETLYLAVKLVDHYLVEVVSMREKLQLIGSTAILIASKFEERCPPCVDDFLYICDDAYKREELIAMEMSILSTLKFDINIPIPYRFLRRFAKCARATMETLTLARFLCEMTLQEYDYARESPSKLAASCLLLALTMKNLGGWTPTLEYYSGYSAQDLHPLVKRLNFLLTYQPRDKLNAVRSKYSHRVFFEVAKITPMDMLKLEETLTSS; encoded by the exons ATGCAGGAATGTGGGAATTGCCTGTCCCCTCTACCACCTCATCCAGCAGAGTGCTTTTGGTGGTGGTCTTTGGGGTCTGTGTCCCTTCCTCCCTGGAGCACCCAGCCAGATTTGTCCATCGCCTGGGCTTCTCTTGGGGCACCACCCACATGCCACGCTCAGGAAAGGC CTTGCTCACAGAGACCCAGGGAGAGGGTGCCGTTGCCACGCAATGCCAAGATGCTGACCAGCAAGCAGCCCCGAGCAGGCAAGGTAGGCCCTGCTGCAGAGAATGTCGACCCTGAGAAG CCTCTATTGCAGGAGGAGAGCTGTCATGCCAAGAGGTCTTCGTCCTCACCCCAGGGCGGGCCCAAGAAGAGGTCAGCATTCGGAGACATCACCAAT GCTCGCAAGAACCAGGTGGTGGCAGGGAAGAAGGAGGCTGTGAAGGTTGCTCCACCCAAGGCACAGAAGGCACATAATGCCTTAGGGGTGGCCAAGAACAACGAGATCAACCTAAAAAA GTCAATGAAGAAAACTCCCccaacagctcctgcagagcccaaaGTGGATCCTGTGCCAGAGAAGCCAGTGTCTGTACAGGAACTGAAGCCTCCTGAGCAGAAG CAGGTGCCAGCAGTGGAGGACATTGACAAGGAGCAGCTGGGTGACCCCTATGCCAGTGCAGAGTATGCCAAGGAGATCTTTGAATACATGCGGGAAAGAGAG GAAAAATTCCTGCTTCCTGACTACATGGAGAAGCAGACAGACATCAGTGGGGACATGCGTGCTATCCTTGTGGACTGGATGGTGGAGGTGCAG GAGAACTTTGAGCTGAACCATGAGACACTGTACCTGGCTGTGAAGCTAGTGGACCACTACCTGGTGGAGGTGGTGAGCATgagggagaagctgcagctcaTCGGCTCCACTGCCATCCTCATCGCCTCCAAATTTGAG GAGCGGTGCCCACCCTGTGTGGATGACTTCCTCTATATCTGTGATGATGCCTACAAGCGGGAGGAGCTTATTGCTATGGAGATGAGCATCCTCAGCACCCTCAAGTTCGACATCAACATCCCCATCCCCTACCGCTTCCTGCGGCGCTTTGCCAAG TGTGCCCGTGCCACCATGGAGACACTGACGCTGGCCCGCTTCCTCTGCGAGATGACCCTGCAGGAGTACGACTACGCCCGCGAGAGCCCCTCgaagctggctgccagctgcctgctgctggcacttACCATGAAGAACCTCGGGGGCTGG ACCCCTACACTGGAGTACTACAGTGGGTACAGTGCCCAGGACCTGCACCCCCTGGTGAAGAGGCTGAATTTCCTGCTCACGTACCAGCCCCGCGACAAGCTGAATGCTGTGCGCAGCAAGTACTCACACAG GGTCTTCTTTGAGGTTGCCAAAATCACCCCCATGGACATGCTCAAGCTCGAGGAGACACTCACTAGCTCCTAG
- the CCNB3 gene encoding G2/mitotic-specific cyclin-B3 isoform X3, giving the protein MQECGNCLSPLPPHPAECFWWWSLGSVSLPPWSTQPDLSIAWASLGAPPTCHAQERPCSQRPRERVPLPRNAKMLTSKQPRAGKVGPAAENVDPEKEESCHAKRSSSSPQGGPKKRSAFGDITNARKNQVVAGKKEAVKVAPPKAQKAHNALGVAKNNEINLKKSMKKTPPTAPAEPKVDPVPEKPVSVQELKPPEQKQVPAVEDIDKEQLGDPYASAEYAKEIFEYMREREEKFLLPDYMEKQTDISGDMRAILVDWMVEVQENFELNHETLYLAVKLVDHYLVEVVSMREKLQLIGSTAILIASKFEERCPPCVDDFLYICDDAYKREELIAMEMSILSTLKFDINIPIPYRFLRRFAKCARATMETLTLARFLCEMTLQEYDYARESPSKLAASCLLLALTMKNLGGWTPTLEYYSGYSAQDLHPLVKRLNFLLTYQPRDKLNAVRSKYSHRVFFEVAKITPMDMLKLEETLTSS; this is encoded by the exons ATGCAGGAATGTGGGAATTGCCTGTCCCCTCTACCACCTCATCCAGCAGAGTGCTTTTGGTGGTGGTCTTTGGGGTCTGTGTCCCTTCCTCCCTGGAGCACCCAGCCAGATTTGTCCATCGCCTGGGCTTCTCTTGGGGCACCACCCACATGCCACGCTCAGGAAAGGC CTTGCTCACAGAGACCCAGGGAGAGGGTGCCGTTGCCACGCAATGCCAAGATGCTGACCAGCAAGCAGCCCCGAGCAGGCAAGGTAGGCCCTGCTGCAGAGAATGTCGACCCTGAGAAG GAGGAGAGCTGTCATGCCAAGAGGTCTTCGTCCTCACCCCAGGGCGGGCCCAAGAAGAGGTCAGCATTCGGAGACATCACCAAT GCTCGCAAGAACCAGGTGGTGGCAGGGAAGAAGGAGGCTGTGAAGGTTGCTCCACCCAAGGCACAGAAGGCACATAATGCCTTAGGGGTGGCCAAGAACAACGAGATCAACCTAAAAAA GTCAATGAAGAAAACTCCCccaacagctcctgcagagcccaaaGTGGATCCTGTGCCAGAGAAGCCAGTGTCTGTACAGGAACTGAAGCCTCCTGAGCAGAAG CAGGTGCCAGCAGTGGAGGACATTGACAAGGAGCAGCTGGGTGACCCCTATGCCAGTGCAGAGTATGCCAAGGAGATCTTTGAATACATGCGGGAAAGAGAG GAAAAATTCCTGCTTCCTGACTACATGGAGAAGCAGACAGACATCAGTGGGGACATGCGTGCTATCCTTGTGGACTGGATGGTGGAGGTGCAG GAGAACTTTGAGCTGAACCATGAGACACTGTACCTGGCTGTGAAGCTAGTGGACCACTACCTGGTGGAGGTGGTGAGCATgagggagaagctgcagctcaTCGGCTCCACTGCCATCCTCATCGCCTCCAAATTTGAG GAGCGGTGCCCACCCTGTGTGGATGACTTCCTCTATATCTGTGATGATGCCTACAAGCGGGAGGAGCTTATTGCTATGGAGATGAGCATCCTCAGCACCCTCAAGTTCGACATCAACATCCCCATCCCCTACCGCTTCCTGCGGCGCTTTGCCAAG TGTGCCCGTGCCACCATGGAGACACTGACGCTGGCCCGCTTCCTCTGCGAGATGACCCTGCAGGAGTACGACTACGCCCGCGAGAGCCCCTCgaagctggctgccagctgcctgctgctggcacttACCATGAAGAACCTCGGGGGCTGG ACCCCTACACTGGAGTACTACAGTGGGTACAGTGCCCAGGACCTGCACCCCCTGGTGAAGAGGCTGAATTTCCTGCTCACGTACCAGCCCCGCGACAAGCTGAATGCTGTGCGCAGCAAGTACTCACACAG GGTCTTCTTTGAGGTTGCCAAAATCACCCCCATGGACATGCTCAAGCTCGAGGAGACACTCACTAGCTCCTAG
- the CCNB3 gene encoding G2/mitotic-specific cyclin-B3 isoform X2 produces the protein MLTSKQPRAGKVGPAAENVDPEKPLLQEESCHAKRSSSSPQGGPKKRSAFGDITNARKNQVVAGKKEAVKVAPPKAQKAHNALGVAKNNEINLKKSMKKTPPTAPAEPKVDPVPEKPVSVQELKPPEQKVPAVEDIDKEQLGDPYASAEYAKEIFEYMREREEKFLLPDYMEKQTDISGDMRAILVDWMVEVQENFELNHETLYLAVKLVDHYLVEVVSMREKLQLIGSTAILIASKFEERCPPCVDDFLYICDDAYKREELIAMEMSILSTLKFDINIPIPYRFLRRFAKCARATMETLTLARFLCEMTLQEYDYARESPSKLAASCLLLALTMKNLGGWTPTLEYYSGYSAQDLHPLVKRLNFLLTYQPRDKLNAVRSKYSHRVFFEVAKITPMDMLKLEETLTSS, from the exons ATGCTGACCAGCAAGCAGCCCCGAGCAGGCAAGGTAGGCCCTGCTGCAGAGAATGTCGACCCTGAGAAG CCTCTATTGCAGGAGGAGAGCTGTCATGCCAAGAGGTCTTCGTCCTCACCCCAGGGCGGGCCCAAGAAGAGGTCAGCATTCGGAGACATCACCAAT GCTCGCAAGAACCAGGTGGTGGCAGGGAAGAAGGAGGCTGTGAAGGTTGCTCCACCCAAGGCACAGAAGGCACATAATGCCTTAGGGGTGGCCAAGAACAACGAGATCAACCTAAAAAA GTCAATGAAGAAAACTCCCccaacagctcctgcagagcccaaaGTGGATCCTGTGCCAGAGAAGCCAGTGTCTGTACAGGAACTGAAGCCTCCTGAGCAGAAG GTGCCAGCAGTGGAGGACATTGACAAGGAGCAGCTGGGTGACCCCTATGCCAGTGCAGAGTATGCCAAGGAGATCTTTGAATACATGCGGGAAAGAGAG GAAAAATTCCTGCTTCCTGACTACATGGAGAAGCAGACAGACATCAGTGGGGACATGCGTGCTATCCTTGTGGACTGGATGGTGGAGGTGCAG GAGAACTTTGAGCTGAACCATGAGACACTGTACCTGGCTGTGAAGCTAGTGGACCACTACCTGGTGGAGGTGGTGAGCATgagggagaagctgcagctcaTCGGCTCCACTGCCATCCTCATCGCCTCCAAATTTGAG GAGCGGTGCCCACCCTGTGTGGATGACTTCCTCTATATCTGTGATGATGCCTACAAGCGGGAGGAGCTTATTGCTATGGAGATGAGCATCCTCAGCACCCTCAAGTTCGACATCAACATCCCCATCCCCTACCGCTTCCTGCGGCGCTTTGCCAAG TGTGCCCGTGCCACCATGGAGACACTGACGCTGGCCCGCTTCCTCTGCGAGATGACCCTGCAGGAGTACGACTACGCCCGCGAGAGCCCCTCgaagctggctgccagctgcctgctgctggcacttACCATGAAGAACCTCGGGGGCTGG ACCCCTACACTGGAGTACTACAGTGGGTACAGTGCCCAGGACCTGCACCCCCTGGTGAAGAGGCTGAATTTCCTGCTCACGTACCAGCCCCGCGACAAGCTGAATGCTGTGCGCAGCAAGTACTCACACAG GGTCTTCTTTGAGGTTGCCAAAATCACCCCCATGGACATGCTCAAGCTCGAGGAGACACTCACTAGCTCCTAG